In the Desulfosporosinus acidiphilus SJ4 genome, TAATGTTGTCCCGTATGGACAATCTTTTCTTCATGCTTTTTCCGCAGAGTCTCCGAAAGCGGAGCTGCCTTGATAAACTGGGGCCGAGCGCCGAGTACAGTAATTACTTTCATATCCATTTTACCTCAATTCTAATTCTCAATACTAAATCAGCAAAGCGGCTAAACTGATTTCATGAGATCATGATCTCAAATATCCAATTCCAAACCCGCCAATTCTCACAATCATTCATACCCAAACTCTAGTCCTGACCTCAATCTTAGATAATTCGAGGGTTAATTACAGATTTATAGTGCAAAGTTAACTAGGTTTCTTCATAAACAATGGGGGGCAATTTCAACTGACGTTTAACTATCCCAAATTGTTATTCCTTGACTATCTTCTCCTAAAACTCCTTGCCTGACGCCAAACATACCCTCCAATACGCTGAAAGTCATGATCAAAGCCAACCAGAATTACAAGATAAATAATCCCGGCAATTCCTCCGGAGAGCAAAGGATGAAGAAACCGCAGGAAATAGGCTGCTAACGCCATCACGGCCGAAGCGAAAACAATCATCGGCAGCTGGCGCCAGATTCGTACTTTATAGACTTGATGCCGGACTACCCCATAATACATGACAAAGACATAGAGTTCCGTGATCAGAGTTGCGATACTTGCACCGTAAATGCCATAGTGCGGAATTGCATACAAGTTGATACCGACGTTCAGAACAGCGGCTCCGCCTTGAATCCAAGCTCTGGTCCACTGCCGGTTCGTGGTGGTTAAAACATCTCCTAAGGAAAAACTTAAACACTCGAGGGCAAAGAACCAACAAAGAATCATCATAATAGGAATAGATTCCTGATAGCGATGACTGTATAGCCAGGACAACAATGGGTTGGCTAAAACAAAAAGCAGGACGCTGCCCGGTATCCCCACTGCGCTGAGTACTTTAAAGATTTTTTCAATAGTCTCCCGGTGCTTATCGTGGCTCTCAACCCCCAGTTGAAATAGGATAGGGTAAATGACACTGGTTAAGATGCCCGGGATGAATAAAAGCACCGCGATCAAGCGGTAGGAGGCCGAGTAAATGCCAACTTCGCGTACGGGGCGCATCAGAGAAAGCATAAACATGTCAATTTGAAAATAAACGTATAAAAAAATAACAGCAGCCCCATAAGGCAACCCTTTTTTGAGCATCTCAAGAAGCTGTTGGCCATTAAACTTGAGCCGTATATCCCGTCTCAAGTGAAAATATAAAAGGATGGAAATGATCAGTGTAGCGGCCATTTGGGCGAAGGTAATCATAATAACCTTGCCCTTTAGGACAACTACGATAATCGTCAATACTCCAATCAGGAATGTGGATAAGAACTGGTACATCGCTGCATAGTACATTTGCTGCTTGGCTTGAAAATAATTGTAAACAGAACTGTC is a window encoding:
- a CDS encoding flippase; translated protein: MELRLVLKNAAALSLASVLSKVITAVVAIAVARYLGPDIYGEYNSALAFVSTFILFVDFGLSNYMVQEGSRDESVLPLYLGNTLAFKTFTSLAIYGLMLVLMPANYSMTTRGMVIVFGVASALNALDSSVYNYFQAKQQMYYAAMYQFLSTFLIGVLTIIVVVLKGKVIMITFAQMAATLIISILLYFHLRRDIRLKFNGQQLLEMLKKGLPYGAAVIFLYVYFQIDMFMLSLMRPVREVGIYSASYRLIAVLLFIPGILTSVIYPILFQLGVESHDKHRETIEKIFKVLSAVGIPGSVLLFVLANPLLSWLYSHRYQESIPIMMILCWFFALECLSFSLGDVLTTTNRQWTRAWIQGGAAVLNVGINLYAIPHYGIYGASIATLITELYVFVMYYGVVRHQVYKVRIWRQLPMIVFASAVMALAAYFLRFLHPLLSGGIAGIIYLVILVGFDHDFQRIGGYVWRQARSFRRR